Proteins encoded together in one Lathyrus oleraceus cultivar Zhongwan6 chromosome 5, CAAS_Psat_ZW6_1.0, whole genome shotgun sequence window:
- the LOC127084535 gene encoding zinc finger CCCH domain-containing protein 66 — protein sequence MCNGSNRKPSQTGLIRDHEYERQEELQHEVSDLLLFSATDDVIAFKEAVEKRNYDVNEVGLWYGRRIGSKEMGYEERTPLMIASLFGSKAVLFYILETGHVDVNQACGSDRATALHCAVSGCSAASSEVIKLLLDASADVNSVDANGNRCIDLIVMMPNSMSGSKKRLLQAILEGTDDDCDFLKEVYFQMEKQQQDIGTPRIEKKDYPIDLSLPDINNGIYSTDEFRMFIFKVKPCSRAYSHDWTECPFVHPGENARRRDPMTYQYTCVPCPEFRKGSCSKGDACEYAHGIFECWLHPAQYRTRLCKDETECTRRVCFFAHKTEELRPLYASTGSALPSPISYSNSPTASSMDYFTLSSPSSSTQSTSTPPLTPSAASSSVGGTMWPTQSHAAVPTLQLPRSRLKTALNARDDTEFLEHENRLMQKLMIEEMTGLSFPSNRLAGLSPSNLEDILGSQIQSATSVHVHPNVTQQLWGFSSDLTNSNVIGSPQITVYPSMNSKNDALLKRSQSFIEHSSMASFSSELPSANSVVMEPYTNISGWGSPDGKLDWSIREDELNKMRKSYSFGFRNQLSNSRTVAQNADEEDQLISQESWVNSLVKDAPILQWDQY from the coding sequence ATGATGTCAATGAGGTAGGCTTGTGGTATGGAAGGAGGATTGGCTCAAAGGAAATGGGATATGAAGAGAGGACACCTCTCATGATTGCTTCCTTATTTGGAAGCAAGGCTGTATTGTTTTATATTCTCGAAACCGGCCATGTCGATGTTAACCAAGCGTGCGGATCGGATAGGGCTACTGCTCTTCATTGTGCTGTTTCTGGTTGTTCTGCTGCTTCTTCTGAGGTTATCAAGCTTTTGCTTGATGCATCTGCAGATGTTAATTCTGTTGATGCGAATGGTAACCGGTGCATTGACTTGATTGTCATGATGCCTAATAGTATGTCCGGTTCCAAGAAGAGGTTACTACAAGCCATACTAGAAGGTACTGATGATGACTGTGATTTCCTTAAGGAAGTGTATTTCCAAATGGAGAAGCAGCAACAAGATATCGGTACACCTCGAATTGAGAAGAAAGATTATCCGATTGATCTATCCCTACCCGACATAAATAATGGAATATATAGTACGGATGAGTTTAGGATGTTTATATTCAAAGTGAAGCCTTGTTCAAGGGCTTATTCTCATGATTGGACGGAGTGTCCCTTTGTTCATCCAGGGGAAAACGCAAGGCGCCGTGATCCGATGACATATCAATACACATGTGTCCCTTGTCCTGAGTTTCGGAAGGGATCATGCAGTAAAGGGGATGCTTGTGAATATGCACATGGTATTTTTGAGTGCTGGCTTCATCCTGCTCAATACAGAACAAGGCTTTGCAAGGATGAGACCGAATGCACCCGGAGAGTCTGCTTTTTTGCACACAAAACCGAGGAGCTTCGCCCATTGTATGCTTCTACTGGTTCTGCTTTGCCTTCCCCTATATCCTATTCCAATTCACCTACTGCTTCTTCCATGGATTATTTCACATTGAGCTCTCCGTCCAGTTCGACACAATCCACGTCGACACCGCCTTTGACTCCATCTGCAGCGTCATCTTCTGTAGGTGGAACCATGTGGCCGACTCAGTCTCATGCTGCAGTTCCTACACTTCAGTTGCCGAGAAGCAGATTGAAAACTGCATTGAACGCTAGAGATGATACTGAATTTCTCGAACATGAAAATCGCCTTATGCAGAAGCTAATGATTGAAGAGATGACAGGTCTTTCATTCCCTTCAAATAGGCTTGCAGGACTGAGTCCTTCTAACCTCGAAGACATTCTCGGTTCTCAGATACAATCTGCAACATCAGTTCATGTGCATCCGAATGTGACGCAGCAACTTTGGGGATTTTCTTCTGACCTTACCAATTCAAATGTGATTGGATCACCACAGATCACTGTTTATCCGTCTATGAATTCAAAAAATGACGCCCTGTTGAAACGGAGCCAGAGCTTTATCGAGCACAGCAGCATGGCGAGCTTTAGTTCTGAGCTTCCTTCTGCTAACTCAGTTGTTATGGAGCCATATACTAACATCTCTGGTTGGGGTTCCCCTGATGGAAAACTAGACTGGTCCATCCGTGAGGATGAACTGAATAAGATGAGAAAGTCTTATTCTTTTGGCTTTCGAAACCAACTCAGCAATTCAAGAACGGTTGCACAAAATGCTGATGAGGAAGACCAATTAATAAGCCAGGAGTCATGGGTTAATTCACTAGTGAAGGATGCACCAATATTGCAATGGGATCAATATTGA